Proteins co-encoded in one Marmota flaviventris isolate mMarFla1 chromosome 9, mMarFla1.hap1, whole genome shotgun sequence genomic window:
- the LOC114098531 gene encoding olfactory receptor 56B1-like, protein MSASFKGSNNSKFQVSEFILMGFPGIHSWQHWLSLPLALLYLSTIGANILILTTIYQDSSLKQPMYLFLGILSVVDMGLSTTIVPKILAIFWFDAKAISLPECFAQIYAIHCFVAMESGVFLCMAFDRYVAICHPLRYPLIVTNSFITKATLFMVLRNGLFVIPVPVLAAQRYYCSSNEIEHCLCSNLGVTSLACDDRRSNSICQLVVAWLLMGGDLILIILSYALILRSIFRLNSAEAVSKALSTCSSHLILIFFFYTAVVVVSVTHLTETKNALIPVLLNVLHNTIPPSLNPIVYALRNRELREGFQKVFCLGLRKK, encoded by the coding sequence ATGTCTGCATCTTTCAAGGGCTCCAATAACTCCAAATTCCAGGTCTCCGAGTTCATTCTGATGGGATTCCCAGGCATTCACAGCTGGCAGCACTGGCTCTCCTTGCCTTTGGCACTGCTCTATCTCTCCACAATTGGTGCAAACATCCTCATCCTCACCACCATCTACCAGGACTCTTCTCTGAAGCAGCCTATGTACCTTTTTTTGGGCATCCTCTCTGTGGTGGACATGGGCCTGTCCACCACCATTGTGCCTAAGATCCTGGCCATCTTCTGGTTTGATGCCAAGGCCATTAGCCTCCCAGAATGCTTTGCTCAGATTTATGCCATTCACTGCTTTGTTGCAATGGAGTCTGGTGTCTTCCTCTGCATGGCTTTTGATAGATATGTTGCTATTTGTCATCCTCTTCGCTACCCATTGATTGTCACCAATTCCTTCATCACCAAAGCTACCCTGTTCATGGTGCTTAGAAATGGCTTGTTTGTCATTCCAGTGCCTGTACTTGCAGCCCAGCGTTATTATTGTTCCAGCAATGAAATTGAACATTGCCTATGCTCTAATCTCGGGGTCACAAGCCTGGCTTGTGATGATAGGAGGTCCAATAGTATTTGTCAATTGGTTGTGGCATGGCTTCTAATGGGTGGTGATCTAATTCTTATTATACTGTCCTATGCCCTGATTCTGCGCTCCATCTTTAGGCTGAACTCTGCTGAAGCTGTCTCCAAGGCTCTGAGCACTTGCAGCTCCCATCTCATCCTCATCTTCTTCTTCTACACGGCTGTTGTAGTGGTTTCAGTAACTCACCTGACAGAGACTAAGAATGCTTTGATTCCAGTTCTACTCAACGTGCTGCACAACACCATCCCTCCTTCCCTCAACCCTATTGTTTATGCACTTAGAAACAGAGAACTCAGAGAAGGCTTCCAGAAagtgttttgcttaggtttaAGAAAGAAGTAA
- the LOC114098638 gene encoding olfactory receptor 52P1: MSSTLGHTMDSPNHTNLDPSIFFLLGIPGLEQFHMWLSLPVCCLGTATIMGNITILVVVATEPALHKPVYLFLCMLSTIDLAASLSTVPKLLAILWCGAGHISASACLAQMFFIHTFCMMESTVLLAMAFDRYVAICHPLRYATILTDTIVARIGVVAMVRGSLLMLPCPFLIRRLSFCQSHVISHTYCEHMAVVKLACGDTRPNRVYGLTAALLVIGVDLFCIGLSYALIAQAVLRLSSHEARSKALGTCGSHVCVILISYTPALFSFFTHRFGHQVPLHIHILLANVYLLFPPALNPVVYGVKTKEIRERVFRVFQRGQRTGLKASE; the protein is encoded by the coding sequence ATGTCCAGCACTCTTGGCCACACCATGGACTCTCCTAATCACACTAACCTGGACCCTTCTATCTTCTTCCTCCTGGGCATCCCAGGTCTGGAACAATTCCACATGTGGCTCTCACTTCCTGTGTGCTGCCTGGGCACAGCCACAATCATGGGCAACATAACCATCCTGGTTGTTGTTGCCACTGAGCCAGCCTTGCACAAGCCAGTGTACCTTTTCCTGTGCATGCTCTCGACCATCGATTTAGCTGCCTCCCTCTCCACAGTTCCCAAGCTGCTGGCCATCCTCTGGTGTGGAGCTGGACACAtctctgcctctgcctgcctGGCACAGATGTTCTTCATTCACACCTTCTGCATGATGGAGTCTACAGTGCTGCTGGCCATGGCCTTtgatcgctatgtggccatctgtcacccacTTCGCTATGCTACTATCCTCACTGACACCATCGTTGCCCGCATTGGGGTGGTAGCTATGGTGCGAGGCTCCCTGCTCATGCTCCCGTGTCCCTTCCTCATCAGACGCCTGAGCTTCTGCCAAAGCCACGTGATCTCCCACACATACTGTGAGCACATGGCTGTGGTGAAGCTGGCCTGTGGAGATACCAGGCCTAACCGTGTGTATGGACTGACAGCCGCACTGTTGGTCATTGGGGTTGACTTATTCTGCATTGGACTCTCCTATGCCCTCATTGCACAAGCTGTCCTTCGCCTCTCATCCCATGAAGCTCGGTCCAAGGCCCTGGGGACTTGTGGTTCCCATGTCTGTGTCATCCTCATCTCTTACACacctgctcttttttcttttttcacacaCCGCTTTGGCCACCAAGTTCCACTCCATATTCATATTCTTTTGGCCAATGTCTATCTGCTGTTCCCACCTGCTCTTAACCCTGTGGTGTATGGAGTCAAGACCAAGGAGATTCGTGAAAGGGTTTTCAGGGTGTTTCAGAGAGGACAGAGAACTGGGTTAAAGGCATCTGAGTGA